A stretch of DNA from Rhinoraja longicauda isolate Sanriku21f chromosome 9, sRhiLon1.1, whole genome shotgun sequence:
GAAGGCATCTTATGGACGAGGCAGCCGATGGGTCTGTTTGCATGTTTATAACTCATTGACGATGGAGAAACCAGACACAAATAAACAGATTTAGAGGaatagatattaaagtttaacaaCCCTGCTCCTGAATCATTTATATCCACTCTGTGGTTTGTTATCTGCATTTTAGAGATTGAGTGGGTTTGATTATCTCTGGCAATTTGCTGTGGCTTGCAACCATTAACACACCCTGTGAGCCTCCATCCACTCAtacagtgctggtaaatgggaggcAGAAGAGAAAGTTTGGATGGAAGCTCGATATTCCCCAGAGTGAGAGAGTGATCTGCACCCTGACCCTTTCCATTCCACTGAGGCCCATGCACAAAGCAAGAACTTGTGAATGCAGCAGTGATCTAGATATGGGAATTGTGTTTGCCTTATTGGAGAGGGGTCAACACTCCTGCTCATCGCAACCTAAAGCAATTTAGTGCTTCTGTGGGTTAGGGTTCATGAAGGTTGCCATTCAGACAGGAAGAATAGGTTCCTAAGTGGATTATTTTGAGGTATAAATTGGACTTTGGCTTTTAATAGAGGGAAAtgttcttaatttagtttagtttagagatacagcgaggaaacaggaccttcggtcgACTGCGATTCccctacacactcgggtcaatttcgactttttaccaaggccaattaatctacaaacctgtgtgtctttgaggTGTGagcggaaactagagcacccgggggaaacccacgtggtcacggggagaatgtacaaactctgcacagacagtacccatagtctggatcgaacctgggccactggcgctgtaaggcagcaactttaccgctgtgccaccatgcctcccctaTTCTGAGGGACCAGATACAGGGCAGCATGGGAGAAAAGTGAGGGGGTGAAGTGCATGTTGTAGGGTTTGGGGTAAGGGAGAGTTGAGGGTGCCAGGAGGAAAGGGAAAGTAGGAGGAAAGGGAAGGGTGATACAGAACGGGGAGGAGAATGTAGGCATCAGAGGAGAAGGGTGAGGTGCAGTTGGAGCAGAGGAGAGTGCAGAAAACCCAGCCAGTGCCTCCTCAGATGAGACATTATATGACAGAGTGAGTGATcacttgcaccccccccccccctcccctcaccccccaaggGGTGACATTGTATTTTTATAATGTCATTGCTCAAGCTCCTACAGGATTAAAAtctcagcctgcccaacctctcacaggtcccttgagtcccggcaacattGCAGTGaagattttctgcactctttctagcttaaaggCACTTCCCTACGGCCGGGTGTCCaagctatacacaatactccaagtgcctaATGTCTCACTAATGTCTTATAGAATAAcagcataatgtcccaacttctccaCTCAATTCGCCAGCATGCCAAACACATTCTTCATCACCCTATCTTCCTGCAatgccacattcagggaactatgcaccccTTGGTCCCTCTGCCCGACAACTCCATCTAGCGTCCTACCACTCGCTGGAAATTTCTACCCTGATCTGACATCAAAATGCATTATCTAGTACTCACCTGAATCAAACTCCATTTGCAATTCTTCAGCCAAGTTACCCATTTGATTTAGATCCCGCTGTAATTCTTTATAACCCCCAtcatctacgataccacctattttagggtAATCTGAAAACGTACTAACCATGGTTTGTACATTTTCATGCAAATCATTTAAATACATGACAATATTGCAGAGAGAAGAGCTCCCtcgaagtaggttttgagcacaCCCTGGAAtctattgtagaaacaaagaactgcagatgccggtttatagcaaagatagacacaaagtgccagagtaattcagcaggtcaggcagcatctccggagaaaaaaaggaatggtggcatttcaggtcgggacccttcttcagactgcttttaaaaaaaagatgtctCGCCAGCAAGTTAGAAAAATAAAAGTCCAGAAAGGGTTGATGGCAGTCTAGGGAAGTCCaagaggaggaggaatgttggaggcaggagaaggggtcatcactgggctgTGTGGACTCTTTCCCGCAGAAGAAGGGGGCGAAGGCGACGGAAGAAGAAGGGCTCagacccaagacatcacccatcctttttctccatggatgctgcctggcccgctgagttactccagcactttggtgtctGTCCTAGAATCTATTCCTCTGTTTGCcggaaaccttctctgtaccggATCTGTGAGTTGAGGCTCTGTATCGGGAATAGACAcagagtgggcggcacggtggtgcagtggcagagttgctgcataacagcgccagaggccctggttcgattTTGACTACAAGTGCtacctatacggagtttgtatgttcttcccgtgaccgtgtgggttttccccgggtgctccgtttttcctcccacactcgaaagacgcacaggtttgtacattaattggcttcggtaaaaattgtaaattgtccctagtgtgtaggattgtgttagtgtacagggatcgctggtcagcttggattcagtgggccgatgggtctgtttctgccatgtatctctaaactaaactaaactaaactaaactaaactaaacaaagtgttggagtaactcagcaggtcaggcagcatctctgtagaaaaaggatagatgatgtttctcgTCAGGACCCTTTAGACTGCAATGGAAATATGATGTTGGGCATGTTTTATCATGAGGTTTAAGGGCAGTTGGGTATAAGTGGTAAATGCTGGGCTTGTCATTCATACCACATCAGCTGATTTATTTCTGGTTGACCATAAGTCTGAGACTGATTGTTATCTCTGTGACACCTCCTCTAGGATGAGAAGAACCAAATGATGACGACCAATGTATGGCTCAAGCAGGTGGGTCTGCCAGTTTGCACCTCAGGGCAGGGCCATCCCAGGATCAAAAGCTGCTGGGTTAGGTCTCCTTGTTCTCCGCCTTTAGTTTTTATGAGCTTGCACAATGGGCATCAAAACCAATCTCTCATGGCTGTGCCAAGTACCAATAGTGTAGCCCAAGTCTACACCTGCAGaatatagaacagtccagcacagggtgATGCTCTTCAGTCTACAGTGTGTGTGTTGAACATGATCCAGGTTCAATTAAACTCCTCTGCAtgctctccattccctgcttatccatgtgcctacctaaaatgcCACTtcttatctgcttccacctccacccctgtcAGTGTGTGATAGGCACCCACCGCACTGtagaaaaaaacttgccccgcacatctctctTAAAACTTCACTGTCTGACCTTAAAACTACGCCCTCTAACCATTTTGGTAAACttatgcaccctctccaaagcttccacatcctgatGGGACCATAACTGCACAGAACATTCCAAATGTGTCCTAAGCTTTCAAGGGACCTCTTGGCACCTCATGGGCTTGAGTGCTTCTTAGATAAAAGTAACAACGTTTTGGTTTGATACCTATATGTATATCCCTTATTTTAGATCAATGTCTCCTTAGAATAGTGAAATAgttggcggcagggtggcgcagtggtagagttgctgccctacaatgccagagacctgggttcgatcttggctactgatgctgtctgtacggagtttgtatgttcttcctgttacCAGGTGGgcacctccacactccaaagtcgtacaggtttgcaggtcaattggcttcaattaaaaaaattaattgtccctagtgtgtaggatagtgctagtgcacgagtgatcgttggtcaacactgacccagtgggccgaagggcctgtttccatgccgcaactctaaactaaaaattaaactaaactgtcatTTTCTATTTCTAATTCTCCCGTCTGTTCCAGGAATGGTTTGATTACAGACTCACATGGGACACTGGGGAGTTCGATAACATTACGTCAATCCGTGTCCCATCTGAGATGATCTGGATACCCGACATTGTTCTGTACAACAAGTAAGTCTCACTAAGGTTGGTTGTTGCGAGAGGTGgtgcagaagggggaggggaggggagggggtggggggggaggggagggggtggggggggaggggagggggtgggggggaggggagggggtggggggggaggggagggggtgggggggaggggaggggggggagtgggtggagggggttggCGAGGAATGTGTTGAACATAGGTTTTCAGAGAGACCTGCTGATCAACTTGCCCAATTTCAGACGATAAATCAGCACATCCATTAAAACTACAAATCAGGCAATTGCCAATCAACATGAGCAAGATTTGGACCACTGATCCCAAATCTGCCAGGATAGTGAGGAaggctccctcagcactgccctggCACAAAAATGTGGGTTACATACAGAGTAAAACTTTCTCAACACTATCCCATTGCGCATATTTTAAGTTAACGGCTTTTGTCAGTTCCGCTATAATGTGTGTTCCAATTATGGATGGCATaatcagtggtacagctggtagagctgctgtctcacagtgctggacacccggctttgatcctgacctcgggtgctgtctgcacgaggTTTGCaccttccccctgtgaccacgtgggtttccctctAAACCAcaaggacatgtgggtttgtaggttaattgacctctataaattactcctattgtgtagggagtggatgagaaagtaggataacatagcagtagtgtgaacgggtaatcgatggtcagcatggacttggtgggctaaagtgcccgtttccatgctctaacTCTAAACTAATGCTAATTGTATATCACGCATGATGAATTAGGGAATACAATTTGTATTAGGTGGGCTGAATTAGTTATAATGCAATTTTGATCAGGAACTAACGATCATTTAAAGGTTACTTTGAAAATTGACAAACAGAAAAAAGGCTGTTTTGGAAGAAAACAGTGTTAGGGAAAAAAAgatttccatgtaacctccccaTAGTAACAAGAACCATTGTTTCTTCAGAACAGAGGACTGTagaggtcattgggtatttttaaacagagtttgacagattcttgattattaagggcgtcaaaggttatgaggagaaggcaggagattggggttgtgagggaaagatagatcagccatgattgaatggtggagtagactcgatgggccgaatgacctaattctgttcctatgacttatgaacgtgAACATAATCCATCAGTTTGACTGCGGGTTTTCATTGATGTTGACAAGCAATtgtttctattgacacttgtgcaatgatatggCATTAACCAATGTTACACGCAGCCTTTAGCATTTTTAGCTTGCAGCAACATAAATAAACTCATAGCTATTAAATCGATTACCATTAGTTTTGAAAGTCCTGCTCATCGTGCCTGTGCTGATAGCAGAACAACGGTTATCCCAGGGACTCCACGAACTTAGACTGGAATCATTTAAATCAATTTGAAGTTAGCTTCTCACTAATGTTGGAGGACAGCTGGTTTAGACTGAGCCAGGATGAGGCAATTCATTGCACGTGTAAGTACCTGTTTTCTCCTTGTGTGGTGGGAGTGCTGCCCTGTGTTTCCTGGTTGCAGTGCGGATGGTGAGTTTGCCGTGACACACATGACCAAGGCTCACCTCTTCTCCGCCGGACTGGTCCAGTGGATCCCCCCAGCCATCTACAAGAGCTCCTGCAACATCGACGTCACCTTCTTCCCCTTCGACCAGCAGAACTGCAAGATGAAGTTCGGCTCCTGGACCCACGACAAGTCCAAGATTGACCTGCGGAACATGGACAGGAACGTGGACCTGAAGGACTACTGGGAGAGCGGCGAGTGGGCCATCATCAATGCTGTGGGCGTCTACAACAACAAGAAGTACGACTGTTGCTACGAAGTCTACGTCGATATTACGTACTCCTTCATCATCAGGAGGCTGCCGCTCTTCTACACAATTAACCTCATCATCCCCTGCCTGCTCATCTCCTGCCTTACTGTCCTGGTCTTCTACCTCCCCTCGGGCTGCGGGGAGAAGATCACCCTTTGTATCTCCGTCCTGCTCTCGCTTACTGTCTTCCTGCTGCTGATCACGGAGAtcattccctccacctccctggtCATCCCTTTAATCGGCGAGTACCTGCTCTTCACCATGATCTTCGTCACCCTCTCCATTGTCATCACAGTTTTCGTCCTCAACGTCCACCACCGTTCGCCCAACACCCACAAGATGCCCCGATGGGTCCACAAGGTGTTCCTGGAATTTGTCCCCCGCTGGCTCTTCATGAGGAGACCGGGACGTCAGGCGGAGACCTTCGCCGACCACCTCGGGCTGCTGGGGCCCTGCCAGGGATGCCCACGGTCCGAGCTCAGGGACTCCAGTGCCGGCTTGGCGTTGTGTCAGGCGAGATCGTCGCTGGGCCTGCATGCCCGTGGCTGCCAGAGCCACCTGGAGACTGGCAAGTGCCCGGGAGGGAGAGCTGACCATGGCTGGAGGAGCAGTCCCAGTGGGAGCATGGAGGCCGAGTCTAACCCACTCCTGTCTGCCAACATCCTCCGGGCGCTGGAGGGCGTGAACTACATCGCCAACCACCTGCGGGCAGAAGACGCGGACTTCTCGGTGGGTATGGGATGGGTGGGGCACAAGTTGGGTGGGGAGTAGGGTCAGCGGAGGAGCTGGGAGAGTTGGTAGCGGTGGTGCAACGGGAGCAGGAGGTGCTGGGAGGATTGGGTGGGGAGAGGGCCAGGGTGGGGCAACCAGGGAGGTGTTGGGAAGTTTGAGACAGAACAGCATGGGTTTGGGTGGAGGAAGAGATAATGGCTGGGAACATTGTGGTGGGGACAGGATGAGGTGGGGACCAGAAGTAGCAGAGTCAGGTGGACTGGGGCAAGAGGTGCATGGTTTGGTGAAGGACAGAAACATGTGGCTGGGTGATTGTGGAGTGTCTACGGGGTTTGCAGTTGATAAGGTTTAAGGGCTGGGGTGGGGAAGGAGCAAGGGAGGTGCTTGGGAGGCTTCCTGGACAAAGGGACCATGGAGAAAAGGGACTAATAGATGGGCTTGCATATCAAGATATTTCAAAGATCTTGGAACAGAGCAGTTTTATCAGTTCACAAAGTAATGATGGCTACATAATCACTCTGCTGTAATGATACAAAGCAGACAGACGGTCCATAGTCAATGTGGAGACTCCCTCACATTGGGTTGGGTCAGTTGGACAGGAACAGTAATCAATTCTTTCGTtagagattggtgaatctgtggaattctttgccacagaaggctgtggaggcaaagtcaatggaaatatttaaggcacagatagatagattcttgattagtacaggtgtcagaggttatggggagaaggcagcagaatggggtttggtgggagagatcgatcagccatgattgaatggcggagtagacttgatgggccgaatggcctaattctactcttatcacatgatcttatgatctaatgaaCCAAGAGCCACAATGGCCTTCATCTTCTCCATTCATCAAGGTGTTAAACCGACACCAAGGTAGAGGATCCAACTCAGAGCTCACAGTAGCTGCCTACTTAACCTTTGCGTATGAGCTTTAAGTACCCCGTTTCATGGACTCGCAGTCTGTCACTATCCTAATTATCTCAACCCATTGATGAATCAATCCCATTTGGTCAGATCCCACGACCTGTGTGGGTAATGTAGTCATGACCCTTCCTCATATCTGGCTTAACTCAAGTGGTCTTCGTGCACCCTGTGTGGGCACTTGGCAGCACCATTGTGtagtagtagagctgctgtctttcaatgccagagatcctggttcaatcctgactacgggtactttcagtacagagtttgcatgttcaaacGTGAAAACTACCGGGAGGCTTCCATTACCCGTCACTTGCGTGGGTTtgcccgggcgctctggtttcctctcacactcaaaagacgtacaggtttgtaggttaattggctttggtaaatattgtaaattgtcccttgtgcgtaggatagtgttaatgaatggggatcactggtcagtgtggactcggtgggccgatgggcccctttccacgttgtatctctaaactaaactcctgtaAACCCATTCTGACTGCACCAAACTAATTGACTCGATACCAGCTGGAAAGCCATAGCAGGCTGACACTAGGTTCTCCATTATTATCTGCATCCCAGCCAGCATAGAGCGttcattttattttctctggGAATCGCCAGCCTTCTCTAGTTACCAGGTCACAGAATCTGCTTTGATGTTCTGTCATAAAACCATCCGTTTAAGTTTTTAATAAGTTAAAGAACACCATCTCATCACCTTTTCCTCTGACCATGAGACATGCCACATTAATGTAGTTAATATTTTCATGCAATTAATACCTTACTCCTACCAGGTTTTCATAAGTAACTTTCAGCTTATTAGTGACTTTGCACCCAAAACTCTGGACCTAACTCACTGCTTCCAAGAACCATATCAATAGTTTACTTCTGACAGTAACATAGCCTCTCAGAGCACAACAAAGTGACTgaatctccctcccccttgcccaacTCCAACAACTTCATCGCACAAAGGCAAAGTTTGCACTCACTGAACCTTGTCTATGTGCTGAGTATCAGGGAGGTACAATGGGGACATTCCTCTCATCCTCTCATCAAACTTCTCTGAGTCATCGCATAAGGATTTAAGTCTCACTGTGGAGTGCCTCCATGTTGAGTAGTTCTGTGGAACAGAAGggaaagccactgcctcacagtaccagcaatcgaggttcaatcctgacctcccatacttttactctgtggagtttgcaggttctcattgtgaccgcgtgcgttccttctgcgtgctttggtttcctcccacatcccaaagacgtgcaggtcggtGGGATAATTTTCTACTATAAATTTCCCTAGGGTCTAGGTGTGTGGTAGAACTTGGGGcgagttaatgggaatgtgaggagaataaaaaaaAGTGggtttaatgtaggattagtgtaaatggttgtGTAAATTCATgtgaatggtcagcatggactcaggagTGGGCCAAGGTATTGTTTATGTGGTGTGTCTCTCCATGATTCGTTCTGGCAGCACGcactgtcacctattcctgttcagtTGGGGAAAGGTTCCCATCTCTGAATAGACCTGTGGCAAAACATCTCATCAGATGATCCAGTGCTCTGAAGGGTAGGGGAATCTGTAGCAGGTTCATGAGAGACTGCTCAGAACTCAATCACTGAGGAACTTGGGCTTGATCCTTTTCTGGGGCTGGTGCTAGGATAGGATCATGGCAGAGATTTTCGGGCATGTAAAAaatggctggggctggggctgttttccctggagtggaggaggtggaggggtgacttgacagaagtgtataaaatcatgaattcTCACTGCCTTTTTCCCAGAGCAGGAGATCCAACACTTGGCGGATATAGTTTTCAGGTGAGAATATGTTTAATAAGgtgagacataggtttaaggaaaggtttaaaagggacctgaagtGCAACATTTTCACTTGCAGagtactcttccagctttcttcccaccccccacccctcacacccctgcaatcattctgaaggagggttccaacccgaaatgtcacctatccttgttctccaggaacacagcttgacccgctgagttactccagcattttgtatcttttcttggtaagccagcatctgcagttccttgtttctacagtgggTACATGgcacgagctaccagaggaagtggtagggacggatacatttacaatgtttaaaagacacttggataggttcaCGGATAGGAAGTGTTTtgggggacatgggccaaatatgagcaaatgggactagcccatgaAAACAACTTGGTCAGTTTggatagttgggccaaagggcctgtatctccgcCGTATAACTATGCTTCTGTGACTTTGAAAGGAGCATATATTTGGAATTGGAAGAGGTAACCACTGGGCGACTGGAAAGTGGAACTCGCCAAATGCCAAAAGCAAACATATATCTGCAACAGAAAATTAGATGCATATATGAGAACAAGGAGGAAAAGGTAGGCTGAGTTAATGCAGTTACACGCAGAGTATAAATACTGCTGCCGGTTGGGATGAATGGGCTCTTTCTGTGATCCTTACAACAAATCTATTATGTTTCCAAATGTAACAAAAACGCCTCATGAATGTGCTCCCTAATATTGCTGGCTGTAGGGTCCAGGAGATCAATCCTTCTTTCCCAATGAATTCTGGAACAATCGGGCAGATTGTAATACAAAAAGACCAAGGTTTTCTCTGGTCCACTTCACTCGTTGATGTGACTGGAATTTCCTACAAGGTATCTACTAGGAACTCATCGGACTTTGCCCTGAGAACCCAGGAGACCTGGGGATTCGAGTCCAGACCCTGTCTCCTGAATAGTGGATCCTGGAAAAGCTCTCTGTTAAGATGGGTAGGCGGCAGATATCCACACACAACAGCCCCACATTTCCCCTAATTTTAACCTGACTTTATTCCTTCTCCtccgtcatttcaggtaaaaGAAGACTGGAAGTACGTGGCTATGGTGATTGACCGTATCTTTCTCTGGATATTCATCATTGTTTGCCTGCTGGGAACCTTTGGACTGTTCCTGCCTCCCTGGTTGGCAGGGATGATTTGAAGGGTGGCATGTGCAAGGTGGGAAGAATATGGAGGGCGTACAGCACCCTACAACCAGCCCTGCCCTCTGATGACCCagggctccagggagaggttatcCAGTGACCCACGCACTGAACCCCAACACACTCTTGCTTTCATCCACAAGCATTATCAATATTGCGTTTTGATGGAAacacattaataaaaaataataagtTTAAGATTGTTGATTTGTGATTCAATAAAATTCCTATCAGTCGCTTGATACTTTTTCAATGTGATGGAATATTTCATAACATTTCTGCATCTCTCTCAGCTCCCTTTGATGACTGGAAAGGTAGGAAGGGTTTTGGCTTTCCACCAGGGAGACTTCACCTATTCTCTTCTCACCTTCTTCCTTCACCTGAGTGAGGAAGACTACAGATTCCGTCCATCAGGGCCACCGCccttccctctaacttcctgggcCCCAACACAATACCATTCTGCTTTCTGACACTGAGAATTTAtgcgacttttggataggcacatggatatgcagggaatggagagatatggattatgtactggTATACAAGTGttggtctttgcatcatgttcagcatagatattgtggggCAAAGGACCTATTCTcatgctgcattgttctatgttctatgagtaaATCCGATCCTTCAGCCTCAATGTTACCATTCAATAACCCAcaccctgtggaattcattgcctcggctgtggaagccaagtcaatggatatttttaagacagagatagatagattcttgattagtatgggtgtcaggggttacggggagaaggcaggagaatggggtttggaggaagcgatagaacagccatgattgaatgacggagtagacttgatgggccaaatggcctaattctgctcctatcactgatgatcttatgacCCCCTGTTCTTCCAATCCCAATGGTCCACATAGGATCTCTTATCTTTTCTTCACATTTTCCGACA
This window harbors:
- the chrna2b gene encoding neuronal acetylcholine receptor subunit alpha-2, translated to MEGGVARGFRLILALSAALHAPVCGQENTHSQAEERLFKHLFTGYNRWSRPVANSSDAVIVNFGLSIAQLIDVDEKNQMMTTNVWLKQEWFDYRLTWDTGEFDNITSIRVPSEMIWIPDIVLYNNADGEFAVTHMTKAHLFSAGLVQWIPPAIYKSSCNIDVTFFPFDQQNCKMKFGSWTHDKSKIDLRNMDRNVDLKDYWESGEWAIINAVGVYNNKKYDCCYEVYVDITYSFIIRRLPLFYTINLIIPCLLISCLTVLVFYLPSGCGEKITLCISVLLSLTVFLLLITEIIPSTSLVIPLIGEYLLFTMIFVTLSIVITVFVLNVHHRSPNTHKMPRWVHKVFLEFVPRWLFMRRPGRQAETFADHLGLLGPCQGCPRSELRDSSAGLALCQARSSLGLHARGCQSHLETGKCPGGRADHGWRSSPSGSMEAESNPLLSANILRALEGVNYIANHLRAEDADFSVKEDWKYVAMVIDRIFLWIFIIVCLLGTFGLFLPPWLAGMI